A genomic window from Salvia hispanica cultivar TCC Black 2014 chromosome 5, UniMelb_Shisp_WGS_1.0, whole genome shotgun sequence includes:
- the LOC125190086 gene encoding ankyrin repeat-containing protein At5g02620-like produces the protein MVSEVVEKKLYDAASKGDVAILVRLVEEDPYLVHGVSFPFSRNLLHVAAMHGQASIVEEVLKFNPRLARISDSQKSSPLHIAAEEGHVEICQRLLSVAPEACWWRDCHDMNPLHIAAMKGHVEIVKRLLQESHLLVMERLHRKETVLHLCVKHGQLRTLKVLVDRLGEDLVDAFDEDGETILHLAVRANQLETVRYLVESKKIKRRARNSTGKTPLQILNESPRYTSSSYSEIRRSLLKLLQPSLESAMPEMTNTTMVVVVLITTMAFQNAVNPPGGMWQEDTSSHKAGEAVIAYTHPHIYKHLVRANIVAFVSSILTIFLIASGLTSRNIFLLNIALFGMWVSLIAIAVSYGASTMVITPNTKTKSVDLIVVIISLISLISFLVALLFVHIAMMYFSWRGKIRGREDLTTDPLPKRILYRIFQRLETWGCLRPNHL, from the exons ATGGTGAGTGAAGTAGTAGAAAAGAAACTCTACGATGCTGCATCAAAAGGAGATGTCGCAATACTCGTACGACTAGTCGAAGAAGATCCATATCTTGTTCATGGAGTCTCGTTTCCATTTTCAAGAAATCTTCTACACGTTGCAGCAATGCATGGACAAGCATCCATTGTTGAAGAGGTGCTCAAGTTTAATCCGAGGCTAGCGCGGATCTCAGACTCTCAAAAATCATCCCCTCTTCACATTGCAGCAGAAGAAGGGCACGTGGAGATCTGCCAAAGGTTGTTATCAGTAGCCCCCGAGGCTTGCTGGTGGCGAGACTGCCATGATATGAACCCGCTTCATATTGCAGCCATGAAAGGACATGTTGAGATCGTGAAACGTCTCCTTCAAGAGAGCCATTTGCTTGTTATGGAGAGGTTACATCGCAAAGAGACTGTGCTACACTTGTGCGTAAAACACGGTCAACTTAGGACGCTCAaggttttagtagaccggttagGAGAGGATCTTGTTGATGCATTTGATGAGGATGGTGAGACAATATTGCATTTGGCTGTCAGGGCCAATCAACTTGAG accGTACGATACTTGGTggaaagcaagaaaataaagaggCGAGCACGTAATTCGACAGGCAAAACACCACTGCAAATCTTGAATGAGAGCCCTCGGTACACAAGTAGTAGCTATTCGGAGATTAGAAGAAGCTTGTTAAAATTGTTACAGCCATCACTTGAGAGTGCCATGCCCGAGATGACCAACACGacaatggtggtggtggtctTGATAACAACGATGGCATTCCAGAACGCTGTCAATCCACCAGGCGGCATGTGGCAGGAAGACACGTCATCACACAAGGCCGGTGAAGCTGTGATTGCATATACGCATCCACATATATACAAACATTTGGTACGTGCAAACATTGTGGCATTCGTTTCATCCATCCTCACAATCTTTCTCATCGCCAGTGGACTGACATCCAGAAACATTTTTCTGTTGAATATTGCTTTGTTTGGTATGTGGGTGTCGCTGATAGCTATCGCAGTTAGCTACGGAGCATCTACAATGGTGATCACTCCCAATACCAAAACTAAATCAGTGGACCTTATTGTTGTCATAATCAGCCTTATATCCCTTATCTCCTTTCTAGTTGCATTACTCTTTGTTCATATAGCAATGATGTACTTCAGCTGGAGGGGAAAAATACGAGGTCGGGAAGATCTTACAACAGATCCGCTACCCAAACGCATCCTTTACCGGATTTTCCAACGTTTGGAGACCTGGGGATGTTTGAGACCCAATCATTTATGA